The following proteins are co-located in the Campylobacter concisus genome:
- a CDS encoding molecular chaperone: MDKNIIKARSYFYEFLAYPMFFYTNDEKFSRWKEQLKYLSVNPLSEDSDAAFKNLDKFSFEEFSKEQNDVLFGFTNIPLSASFYEEGRDNGAARLRVIECLKLSPYRRDSELCKDSEDYVGFIFLAMATFLKDEFNDAKNISNKLFSETLNLFVDEFSQLLSAHKEANFFKSYTVILKDFIELERSILNVEAPAKPQGDSIAMAALKKEPFQSKMPTFKTKLHWEEFSPVISHEFKD, encoded by the coding sequence ATGGATAAAAACATTATAAAAGCAAGATCATATTTTTACGAATTTTTAGCATATCCTATGTTTTTTTACACAAATGATGAGAAATTTTCAAGGTGGAAAGAGCAGTTAAAATACTTAAGCGTAAATCCTTTAAGCGAGGATAGCGATGCTGCGTTTAAAAATTTAGATAAATTTAGCTTTGAAGAATTTTCAAAAGAACAAAATGACGTTCTTTTTGGCTTTACAAATATCCCCTTAAGCGCTTCATTTTATGAAGAGGGCAGAGATAACGGAGCAGCTAGGCTTAGGGTTATTGAATGTTTAAAACTAAGCCCATATAGACGTGATAGCGAGCTTTGCAAAGACAGCGAGGACTACGTTGGATTTATATTTTTAGCGATGGCTACATTTTTAAAAGATGAGTTTAATGATGCAAAAAATATTAGCAACAAGCTATTTTCTGAGACTTTAAATTTATTTGTAGATGAGTTTTCTCAGCTACTTTCAGCTCACAAAGAGGCAAATTTCTTTAAATCATACACAGTCATTTTAAAAGACTTCATCGAGCTTGAGCGCTCCATACTAAACGTAGAAGCACCAGCTAAGCCACAAGGCGATAGCATCGCCATGGCAGCTCTTAAGAAAGAGCCATTTCAAAGCAAGATGCCAACTTTTAAAACAAAACTTCACTGGGAGGAATTCTCCCCAGTCATCTCACACGAGTTTAAAGACTAA
- a CDS encoding DUF6803 family protein → MVMTHYMELLSLNQPYNLILFMVIPVGLTELLVAMEFLTMYHMDSGKNAGFKAVGKFAGIVLGVYFTALVIYFMAKIYPSIKWRGYADVIAVYSYLISVIPLLGIALLELNLIYKNASEKAKLKLHFCLLIFALIVAHVAMIFGMVDPTITGYKANDGAMDMHMNMQMNMPTDIPMHDHHKMMMQNMSDDNSTNMHMHH, encoded by the coding sequence ATGGTAATGACACACTACATGGAGCTTTTATCGCTCAATCAACCTTACAATCTAATCCTCTTCATGGTGATACCTGTGGGGCTTACGGAGCTTTTAGTGGCGATGGAGTTTCTCACTATGTATCACATGGATAGCGGCAAAAATGCTGGCTTTAAGGCTGTTGGCAAATTTGCTGGCATAGTGCTTGGGGTCTATTTTACAGCTCTTGTGATCTATTTTATGGCAAAAATTTATCCAAGTATAAAATGGCGTGGATATGCCGATGTCATCGCTGTCTACTCATATCTCATCAGCGTCATACCACTTCTTGGCATCGCGCTTTTAGAGCTAAATTTGATCTACAAAAACGCAAGCGAAAAGGCAAAGCTAAAGCTTCACTTTTGCCTACTCATATTTGCCTTGATCGTCGCACACGTCGCTATGATATTTGGCATGGTTGATCCTACCATAACAGGCTACAAGGCTAATGATGGCGCGATGGATATGCATATGAATATGCAAATGAACATGCCAACAGATATACCGATGCATGATCACCACAAGATGATGATGCAAAATATGAGTGATGATAACTCAACTAATATGCATATGCACCACTAA
- a CDS encoding MqnA/MqnD/SBP family protein, giving the protein MIFGKIDYLNLLPFHVFLKSAPLSSQIKKAIEFKKGVPSKLNRALNARKIDAAVISSIASKKANLKKLNFGIVAKKDVKSVLVRKGSAMKFDPASASSNALAKVLNLNGEVIIGDRALKSYLSEGKECFYDLGKIWHEKTNLPFVFGRFSYVKNGSFYKRLVAKFLQKNVKIPNYILAKYAKSRDISEQDIKWYLKFISYKIGPKEQKSLRKFFKENRLLKVAKKN; this is encoded by the coding sequence ATGATATTTGGAAAGATTGATTATCTAAATTTACTCCCATTTCACGTTTTTTTAAAATCAGCCCCACTAAGCTCTCAGATAAAAAAGGCGATCGAGTTTAAAAAGGGCGTGCCAAGCAAGTTAAATAGAGCCCTAAACGCTAGAAAGATCGACGCTGCGGTGATCTCAAGTATAGCTAGCAAAAAGGCAAATTTAAAGAAGCTAAATTTTGGAATAGTCGCCAAAAAAGATGTAAAAAGTGTACTTGTGCGTAAAGGCTCAGCTATGAAATTTGATCCTGCCTCAGCTAGCTCAAATGCCCTAGCCAAGGTGCTTAATCTAAACGGCGAGGTGATCATAGGCGACAGGGCGCTAAAGTCATACTTAAGCGAGGGCAAAGAGTGCTTTTACGACCTTGGTAAAATTTGGCACGAAAAGACAAATTTGCCATTTGTTTTTGGTAGATTTTCTTACGTAAAAAATGGTTCATTTTACAAAAGACTAGTCGCAAAATTTCTACAAAAAAATGTAAAAATCCCAAACTATATCTTAGCCAAGTACGCTAAAAGCCGTGACATAAGCGAGCAAGATATCAAGTGGTATTTGAAATTTATAAGCTACAAGATCGGTCCAAAAGAGCAAAAATCACTCCGAAAATTTTTTAAAGAAAATAGATTATTAAAAGTAGCAAAAAAGAATTAA
- a CDS encoding barstar family protein produces MKSVILDAKKMAEKEKMHEYFAKKFDLPEYYGKNLDALFDSLCEINEPTLIKLKNEKFLDDSAKESLALLFRDVCNENEMVKFELVKDEK; encoded by the coding sequence ATGAAAAGCGTGATCTTAGATGCCAAAAAGATGGCTGAAAAAGAGAAGATGCATGAGTATTTTGCTAAGAAATTTGACCTGCCAGAGTACTACGGCAAAAATTTAGACGCGCTCTTTGACTCTCTTTGCGAGATAAATGAGCCAACGCTTATAAAGCTAAAAAATGAAAAATTTTTGGATGATAGTGCAAAAGAGAGCCTAGCCCTGCTATTTCGCGATGTTTGCAACGAAAATGAGATGGTTAAATTTGAGCTTGTAAAAGATGAAAAATGA
- a CDS encoding ribonuclease domain-containing protein: protein MNKRLLPALVAFVIAIIIGTFFFSKDGDEANKNAQILLEQLNKEGQKSQNLVENGSYTSKDEVALYIYKFNKLPKNFITKKEALDLGWDAKSGNLWQISGGKSIGGDRFSNREKRLPEADGRKWFECDVNYNGGRRGAERILYSNDGLIYYTPDHYEHFYLLYEKRMQ from the coding sequence TTGAATAAAAGACTTTTGCCAGCTTTAGTTGCCTTTGTCATTGCTATCATCATCGGTACTTTCTTTTTTTCAAAAGATGGCGACGAGGCAAACAAAAACGCTCAAATTTTACTTGAGCAGCTAAACAAAGAGGGGCAAAAGAGCCAAAATCTTGTAGAAAACGGCTCATACACCTCAAAAGATGAGGTCGCTCTTTATATCTATAAATTTAACAAGCTACCAAAAAATTTCATAACCAAAAAAGAGGCACTCGATCTTGGCTGGGACGCAAAAAGCGGAAATTTATGGCAGATAAGCGGTGGCAAAAGTATTGGTGGGGATAGATTTTCAAACAGAGAAAAGAGGCTACCTGAGGCTGATGGCAGAAAGTGGTTTGAGTGCGATGTAAATTATAATGGTGGTAGGCGCGGCGCTGAGAGAATTTTATACTCAAACGACGGGCTTATCTACTACACGCCTGATCACTACGAGCATTTTTACCTGCTTTATGAGAAGAGGATGCAATGA
- the upp gene encoding uracil phosphoribosyltransferase has product MQNVKLISHPLIEHKLTILRDKNTQPFQFRMLVDEISYLMIFEATRNLKVKDVKVQTPVATANAKKLTTKVMICPILRAALGMLDSVFTIIPDASVGFLGFQRNEETAQAEFFYAKLPKDAKERMAIIIDPMFATGGTAIDAVKFLREKGVKEIKFISIIAAPEGLKRFSEIYPDVEVYTASIDEKLNEKNYIVPGLGDAGDRVFNTL; this is encoded by the coding sequence ATGCAAAACGTGAAGCTCATCTCACACCCACTGATCGAGCATAAATTAACCATTTTACGTGATAAAAATACCCAACCTTTTCAGTTTCGCATGCTAGTTGATGAGATCAGTTATCTTATGATCTTTGAAGCGACCAGAAATTTAAAGGTAAAAGATGTCAAAGTCCAAACTCCAGTTGCTACCGCAAATGCTAAAAAACTCACAACAAAAGTAATGATCTGCCCGATATTAAGGGCTGCTCTTGGTATGCTTGATAGCGTTTTTACCATCATCCCAGATGCGAGTGTGGGCTTTTTGGGTTTTCAGCGAAACGAAGAGACCGCTCAGGCTGAGTTTTTCTACGCAAAGCTTCCAAAAGACGCAAAAGAGCGCATGGCGATCATAATCGACCCTATGTTTGCAACTGGTGGCACGGCGATAGACGCAGTCAAATTCTTGCGTGAAAAGGGCGTTAAAGAGATCAAATTTATCTCTATCATTGCCGCTCCTGAGGGGCTAAAGAGATTTAGTGAAATTTACCCAGACGTCGAGGTCTATACAGCTTCGATCGATGAGAAACTAAATGAGAAAAACTACATCGTTCCCGGTCTTGGTGATGCTGGTGATAGAGTTTTTAACACGCTTTAA
- a CDS encoding malic enzyme-like NAD(P)-binding protein produces MTHVTKEEALNYHIGGKIEIKVKTPCETSRDLSMAYTPGVAEPCKEIEADNELAYKYTNKANLVAVITDGTAVLGLGDIGAIAGKPVMEGKSVLFKKFANVDAFDIELDEHDPDKIVEICKALAPTFGGINLEDIRAPKCFEIERKLQEAVDIPVMHDDQHGTAMITSAGMINAMEISGKDISKIKIVVSGAGAAGIACAKMYKALGAKHIVMIDSKGVIHSKRTDLTPEKVEFALETEDRTLADAMRGADMFLGLSKPGVLTKEMVASMNKEPIIFALANPVPEIYPEDVEAVRSDVMMGTGRSDYPNQVNNVLGFPFIFRGALDVRAKKITENMKMAAARALAQLAKEPVPAEVLKASGVSELKFGKEYIIPKPFDKRVLTAVAPAVAKAAVEDGVARVKDFDVEAYRAKLAKGF; encoded by the coding sequence ATGACACATGTAACTAAAGAAGAAGCATTAAACTACCATATAGGCGGTAAGATCGAGATAAAGGTAAAGACGCCTTGCGAGACGTCAAGAGACCTTTCAATGGCCTATACACCAGGTGTTGCAGAGCCTTGCAAAGAGATAGAAGCTGACAATGAACTAGCTTATAAATATACAAATAAAGCAAATCTAGTAGCCGTTATCACCGATGGTACGGCTGTCCTTGGGCTTGGCGACATCGGTGCGATCGCTGGCAAGCCAGTTATGGAAGGAAAGTCAGTTTTATTTAAAAAATTTGCAAACGTAGATGCCTTTGACATCGAGCTAGACGAGCATGATCCAGATAAGATCGTTGAGATTTGCAAGGCTCTTGCCCCGACATTTGGCGGTATAAATTTAGAAGATATCCGTGCTCCAAAGTGCTTTGAGATCGAGAGAAAGCTTCAAGAAGCAGTCGATATCCCAGTCATGCATGACGATCAGCACGGCACGGCGATGATAACAAGTGCTGGCATGATAAATGCGATGGAAATTTCTGGCAAAGATATCTCAAAGATAAAGATCGTAGTTAGTGGCGCAGGTGCAGCTGGTATCGCTTGCGCGAAGATGTATAAAGCGCTTGGTGCAAAACACATTGTGATGATAGACAGCAAGGGCGTCATCCACTCAAAAAGAACAGATCTAACTCCAGAAAAAGTTGAATTTGCGCTTGAAACTGAGGATAGAACTCTAGCTGATGCGATGAGGGGTGCTGATATGTTTTTAGGTCTTTCAAAGCCTGGCGTACTTACAAAAGAGATGGTTGCTTCAATGAATAAAGAGCCTATCATCTTTGCTTTGGCAAACCCAGTGCCTGAAATTTATCCAGAGGATGTTGAGGCTGTAAGAAGTGACGTAATGATGGGTACAGGCAGAAGCGACTATCCTAACCAAGTAAATAATGTTTTAGGTTTCCCTTTTATCTTTAGAGGTGCGCTTGACGTTAGAGCTAAAAAGATCACTGAAAATATGAAAATGGCTGCAGCTAGAGCGCTTGCGCAGCTTGCAAAAGAGCCAGTGCCAGCTGAAGTTTTAAAAGCAAGTGGCGTTAGTGAGCTAAAATTTGGCAAAGAGTACATCATCCCAAAACCATTTGACAAACGTGTGCTAACAGCAGTCGCTCCAGCAGTTGCGAAAGCTGCAGTTGAAGATGGCGTAGCGAGAGTAAAAGATTTTGATGTTGAGGCTTATAGAGCCAAACTTGCAAAAGGATTTTAA